A window of the Lagenorhynchus albirostris chromosome 1, mLagAlb1.1, whole genome shotgun sequence genome harbors these coding sequences:
- the LOC132523808 gene encoding cytochrome c-like, which yields MAATPEAFLEEVGVADQLVFGQAEQRHEDRQYDLERRDVEKGKKISVQKCAQCHTVEKGGKHKTGPHLHGLFGQKTGQAVGFSYTDADKNEGITWGEETLMEYLENPKKYIPGTKMIFAGIKKKAERADLIAYLKKTTNA from the exons ATGGCTGCAACCccggaagccttcctggaggaagtgggagTTGCAGACCAGTTAGTATTTGGCCAGGCAGAGCAGAGGCATGAAGACAGGCAG TACGATTTAGAAAGGCGTGATGTTGAGAAGGGCAAGAAGATTTCTGTTCAGAAGTGTGCCCAGTGCCATACTGTGGAAAAGGGAGGCAAGCACAAGACTGGGCCACATCTCCATGGTCTGTTTGGGCAAAAGACAGGTCAGGCTGTCGGCTTCTCTTACACAGATGCCGACAAGAACGAAGGCATCACCTGGGGAGAGGAGACGCTGATGGAGTATTTGGAGAATCCCAAGAAGTACATCCCTGGAACAAAAATGATCTTCGCTGGCATTAAGAAGAAGGCAGAAAGGGCAGACTTGATAGCGTATCTCAAAAAAACTACGAATGCGTAA